The following coding sequences are from one Ornithodoros turicata isolate Travis chromosome 1, ASM3712646v1, whole genome shotgun sequence window:
- the LOC135377245 gene encoding probable isocitrate dehydrogenase [NAD] subunit beta, mitochondrial yields the protein MHLQSTLAFCCRTANMMGYRALIRNFGKLYTLTGQAPQRCLAVTAGQMQAVQEPVSRPQAKIKCTLIPGDGVGPELADAVKNVFRAISVPIEFEEIFLSEIHHTMSAPLETAIESVQRNGIALKGILTSPDISHTGELQTLNMKIRNQLDLFANVVHVRSLPGIKTRHNNLDFYVIREQTEGEYSALEHESVHGVIECLKIVTETKSRKIGKFAFDYATKHGRKKVTVVHKANIMKLGDGLFLRCCQEISELYPQIEFESMIIDNTCMQLVANPHRFDVMVMPNLYGNIIDNLASGLVGGAGVVPGASYSSDCVIYEPGARHTFGEATGKNIANPTAMFLCAAQMLRHVNLHYYATLLKDAVEKVIKSGKVRTRDLGGYASTTDFTTAVIQHLPH from the exons ATGCACCTTCAGAGCACCTTGGCGTTCTGCTGCAGGACCGCCAACATGATGGGTTATCGTGCCCTGATACGAAATTTTGGCAAATTGTACACCCTG ACTGGACAGGCGCCTCAAAGATGCTTAGCGGTTACTGCGGGCCAGATGCAAGCTGTG CAAGAGCCAGTGTCACGGCCTCAGGCCAAGATAAAGTGTACTCTCATTCCGGGAGACGGTGTGGGGCCTGAGCTAGCAGATGCTGTGAAGAACGTCTTCCGTGCCATCAGCGTTCCCATCGAGTTTGAAGAAATATTCCTCAG TGAGATTCACCACACAATGAGTGCACCCTTGGAGACGGCTATAGAGTCCGTGCAGCGAAATGGAATCGCTCTCAAGGGCATCCTCACCTCTCCCGACATTTCCCACACCGGAGAACTGCAAACCCTCAACATGAAGATTCG CAACCAACTGGACCTTTTTGCCAACGTGGTGCACGTGCGAAGTCTGCCGGGGATCAAGACCAGACACAACAACCTCGACTTCTACGTCATCCGAGAACAGACTGAAGGAGAATACAGTGCTCTCGAACATGAG AGCGTGCACGGAGTGATCGAATGCTTGAAGATCGTGACGGAAACAAAGTCTCGCAAGATTGGGAAATTTGCGTTTGACTACGCAACTAAGCATGGCCGTAAGAAGGTGACGGTTGTACACAAGGCCAACATCATGAAGCTGGGTGATGGACTGTTCTTGCGATGCTGCCAGGAGATATCGGAGCTCTACCCTCAGATCGAGTTTGAGTCCATGATCATCGACAACACATGCATGCAG TTGGTGGCCAATCCACACCGCTTCGATGTGATGGTGATGCCCAACCTGTACGGGAACATCATCGACAACCTTGCTTCTGGCCTGGTCGGAGGAGCAGGTGTGGTGCCAGGTGCCAGCTATAGCTCCGACTGCGTCATCTATGAACCG GGTGCAAGGCACACATTTGGAGAAGCCACGGGCAAGAATATTGCCAACCCGACAGCAATGTTTCTCTGTGCTGCCCAAATGCTGCGGCACGTCAATCTCCACTACTATGCCACGCTTCTGAAAGATGCTGTCGAAAAAGTCATCAAGAGTGGAAAG GTGCGCACGAGGGACCTTGGGGGATACGCCAGCACGACGGACTTCACGACTGCTGTCATTCAGCACCTTCCACATTAG
- the LOC135377246 gene encoding protein TEX261-like translates to MFLYLLSWVAAAVEICFVVLALAAALYYLAELVEEFTVTTGKIIRILILITLAIYVGLFLFDDLPKGMIACGIFSQVMHLLILRTFPFVSVSSVPFLLAAVLVIVNHFLAFTYFSTVYHPLSEVLAYFTLCLWIVPFAFVISLSANDSVLPTLAEKRPLLAEDDDIVSNYFSRRNKRYGLLFFFNKAKESILPQRVKKGF, encoded by the exons ATGTTTCTTTACTTACTTAGCTGGGTAGCCGCAGCAGTTGAGATTTGTTTCGTGGTTCTTGCATTAG CTGCTGCGCTGTACTACTTAGCAGAGCTCGTAGAGGAGTTCACTGTGACCACTGGCAAGATCATTCGGATATTGATTTTG ATCACTCTGGCTATTTACGTGGGACTGTTTCTGTTTGACGACTTACCAAAGGGCATGATAGCTTGCGGCATCTTTAGTCAAGTGATGCATCTACTCATTTTGAGAACATTTCCATTTGTCAGTGTTTCTTCAGTGCCATTTCTTCTCGCAGCAG TCTTGGTCATTGTAAACCACTTTCTGGcatttacttatttttccaCCGTTTACCATCCACTGAGTGAG GTCTTGGCTTACTTCACTCTTTGCCTGTGGATTGTACCGTTTGCCTTTGTTATTTCATTGTCGGCCAACGACAGCGTTTTACCCACCTTGGCGGAAAAGAGGCCACTTTTAGCGG AAGACGACGACATTGTCTCCAATTACTTCTCTCGGCGAAACAAACGCTATGGGTTACTCTTCTTCTTCAACAAGGCCAAGGAGTCCATTCTACCACAGAGGGTCAAGAAAGGATTTTAA
- the LOC135396480 gene encoding pseudouridylate synthase TRUB1-like, giving the protein MPFLSSICRSNKAKALLNNIRLIFPIWKDKGQCVADVTNTLSLQFNDDLETRIFGYGYKILPAGTMDTCASGVLVYGVSRFTSLVRWFRVGDRKYIVKGRLGVQTSTYDATGDVVGTAPYEHITGTDMKNVFVQSLGEFEQNRPPPPDSVVASTVVAKRPVVCHSIELASLEPPDFKLEVHCGAGCNMRSLVHDIGKALGSMAHVTSLERHQHGPFTLEHALPSYRWSWEEVVAHSEALRPLWYPYMTEMAKSMHDKPHLYQGRARYQ; this is encoded by the exons ATGCCTTTTTTGTCCTCAATCTGCCGGAGCAACAAAGCCAAAGCCCTACTTAATAATATTCGCCTAATATTCCCAATTTGGAAGGATAAAGGACAATGCGTTGCAGACGTTACCAACACGTTGTCTTTACAATTTAACGATG ACcttgaaacaagaatctttgGTTATGGGTACAAAATCTTACCAGCAGGCACAATGGATACATGTGCCAGTGGCGTTCTTG TTTACGGCGTATCTCGGTTCACGTCTTTAGTGCGATGGTTCCGAGTCGGAGACAGA AAATACATCGTGAAAGGTCGTTTGGGGGTACAGACCAGTACATACGATGCCACTGGCGACGTTGTAGGGACCGCGCCATATG AGCACATAACAGGAACAGATATGAAAAACGTGTTCGTTCAGAGTCTGGGAGAGTTTGAGCAAAATCGGCCTCCTCCTCCTGACAGCGTGGTGGCCAGCACTGTGGTGGCAAAGCGTCCAGTCGTCTGCCATTCGATTGAGTTGGCCTCCCTAGAGCCACCGGATTTCAAGCTCG AGGTCCACTGCGGCGCTGGTTGCAACATGCGCTCGCTGGTGCACGACATTGGGAAAG CCTTAGGTAGCATGGCGCATGTAACATCTCTGGAACGCCATCAGCATGGGCCCTTCACGCTGGAACACGCCTTGCCCAGTTACAGATGGTCGTGGGAAGAGGTCGTGGCCCATTCAGAAGCCCTGCGTCCCCTCTGGTACCCCTACATGACAGAGATGGCCAAAAGCATGCACGACAAGCCCCATCTCTATCAAGGACGTGCTCGATATCAATAG